GACGTGAACGACGTCTTCGACCTTATCGACACGGCGGTCGGCAAGTTCGGAGATGTGAACGAGACCATCGCGACCCGGGAGGATTTCGACGAATGCGCCAAACGGCTGGATCGTCTTCACCTTGCCCTTGTACTTGCGGCCCGGTTCCGGTTCTGCAGTGAGTTCTTCGATCATGCGACGGCAAACTTCACCAGCCTTACCCGTCGGGGCGGCGATGTCGATATTGCCGTTGTCGTCAATGTTGATGGTGCAGCCCGTCTGAGCCTGCATGCCCTTGATGACAGAGCCACCAGAACCGATAACGTCACGGATCTTCGTGGTCGGGATGCGCATCTTGAGCATCGTCGGAGCCTTTTCAGAAACGTGCGGACGCGGGGCAGCGAGACCAAGTTCAGCCATCTTGCCGAGGATGTGGATACGGCCCTGACGAGCCTGTTCCAAAGCTTCGCGCATGAGTTCCGGGGTGATACCGCGGATCTTGATGTCCATCTGGAATGCCGTGATACCTTCAGCAGTACCCGTCACCTTGAAGTCCATATCGCCGAGGTGGTCTTCCGTACCGGTAATGTCGGTCAAGATCTTGATCTTGCCACCTTCCTTGACGGAACCCTTTTCGGAGATGAGGCCCATGGCGATACCTGCAACCGGAGCCTTGATAGGAACGCCAGCGTCCATCAAGCTGAGGCAGCCACCGCAAACAGAGGCCATGGAAGAAGAACCGTTGGATTCCATGATTTCGGAAACCACGCGGATCGTGTACGGGAAGTCTTCCGGGAGCGGAAGAACAGCTGCGAGGGAGCGTTCAGCCAAGTGACCGTGACCAATTTCACGGCGAGAAAGACCGAGCTTCTTGCATTCACCGACAGAGAACGGCGGGAAGTTGTAATGGAGCATGTAGCTCTTTGCGCCTTCGCCCTGCAAGCTTTCGAAACGTTGTTCGTCAGCCTTTGTTCCAAGCGTACAAATGACGAGACCCTGGGTTTCGCCACGCTGGAAGATTGCAGAACCGTGAGCACGCGGGAGCACGCCCATTTCGATTTCGATCGGGCGGACTTCGGTCGTGGTACGACCGTCAAGACGAACGCCTTCGTTCAAAATCATTTCGCGCATAGCCGTGCGTTCGAGTTCGCCAAAGATGCCCTTAGCATCGGCAGCGAGCTTCGGATCCTGAGCTTCGCCTTCGCCAATCACAGCGAGGATACGCGGATCTTCGAGCATACGAGCGCAGAGGTCTGCCATAGCCGGATAGAAGTCCGTCTTCACCATGTTGGAGTGGACGTCCTTGTTCAGTTCGTCCCAGACGACTTCCTTGACCAAAGCAACGAGCTTGTCGTGTTCTTCACCAACAAACTTCGGCTTGAGTTCCATCTTCGGCTTGGAGCAGCGGTCCACCAGTTGCTGTTGGGCCTTGCACATTTCCTTAATGACTTCGTGACCAGCGAGGATAGCGCCAATCATCGTGTCTTCGGACACTTCGTAAGCACCACCTTCGACCATGCACACAGAGTCTTCCGTACCGGCGACCACGAGGTCTAGATCGGCCACGGCAACCTGGTCATAAGTCGGCATCACGATGTTCTGGCCATCAACGACAGCCACGCGAACGGCAGCAACCTGCTGTTCGAACGGGAGTTCAGAAAGACCGATAGAAAGAGATGCTGCACTTACGCCAAGAACGTCCGGAGCGAACTTCTTGTCGGAAGAAAGAACCTGAACGACGACCTGGACTTCACGTGTGAAGTTTTCCGGGAACATCGGACGAATCGGACGGTCGATGATACGAGCAGAAAGAATTTCTTCATCGCTCGGACGACCCGGTTCGCGCTTGCTATAGCCACCAGGCAGGCGTCCGGCAGCATAAGACTTTTCGCGGTATTCAACTGTCAGAGGGAAGAAGTCACCATCCTTTTCTTCACCGTAGCAAACGGTAGAAAGGACAAACGCGTCCCCCATCTTGGCGACAGCAGAACCACGTGCCTGCTTTGCGATACGGCCAGTTTCAAACGTAATGACACGGCCATCCGGAAGGTTTACAGACACTTCCTTCGGGTCGAGCATCTTGCCGTATTTAGCTTGATAAGCTTCTGTTGACATAAAAATCTCCAGTCAGAGAATTAGCCGCGGAGACCGAGTTCCTTGATCAATGCACGCTGAGCGATAATGTCCTTTTCGCCGTAGTACTTGAGAAGGTTCTTGCGCTTTGCAACCATCATAGACAGACCGCGGAGAGAGTGGAAGTCCTTCTTGTTGGTCTTGATGTGTTCGGTGAGGTTCTTGATCTTTTCCGTGAGGATAGCGATCTGAACGCGGACGTTACCGGTGTCCTTTTCGTTAGCACCAAACTTAGCGGTGAGTTCTGCAGCCTTTTCTTTAGTGATAGTAGCCATTTTAGCCATTCCTTTTTTTTGATTGTTTGTTTCATTACATGTTTTTGTCCGAGTTTACTGCTCTAGCACCAGTGGAATTGGCGAATCTGGTCACAGGACCCAGGCAAAAATGCAATTTGGACTCATATATAGTAAAATTAGTTACTAGTTACTAGTTAGTAGTTACTAGAGATGCTACGAAAAAGCACCTAAAAAAGGGGGGATGGGCTATGGGGTCGGTCGCCTACGGCTCCCTTTGGGGTATGGGCTATGAGCTATACCTCAAAGCGAAGCGTGCTCAAAGCACCGCAGGTGCGTGCTCATACCTCAAAGCCCTACAAAAACCTCGAAAGTACTTCTTTCAGCTTGTTGACGTTCACGGGTTTTGCCACATGCTCGTTCATGCCGGCATCCAGAGCGGCCTGCTGGTCATCGGCAAAAGCGTTAGCCGTCATTGCAATGATGGGTAGACCTGCAACCAATTCATTGTCCAGCTTACGAATCAGGCGGGTCGCCTCGTAGCCATCCATAACCGGCATCTGGACATCCATCAAGATCAAGTCACAATCACCCGGCTGCACATGTTTCATGTACTCCACAGCCTTTTCGCCATCGCATGCCGTCGTGACCTGGATTCCGCAGTCTTCCAGAATTTCCTGGGCAATTTCACGGTTCAGTTCGTTATCATCGACCAGCAACACCTTCTTGCCATTAAAATTAATCTTCTTGTCAAACACCGGTGCTTCAGCATGGGCAAAACCAAAGCTCTGCATCAGTATATTCTTTGCATCGGACAAGAACACTGGTTTACTTACAAAATTATGGATACCCACCTCAAGAGCCTTATCCTCGATATCCGACCATTCATAAGCGGACATTACAATCACGAGAATGTCTTGGCCCAGAATTTCACGAAGCATCTTGGTCGTCTTTATGCCATCCATATCCGGCATGCGCCAGTCCACGAGGAACGCATCATAGGCAAACCCATCCGCCTTAGCTTTTTCCACTTTTTGCAAAGCATCCGCTCCAGAATAGCAACAATCCACATCGACGCCTAACTCGCCAAAAAGCTGCGGGAGACTCTTTATACAATCGACATCATCATCAACAACCAGAATTCTCTTGCCTTCCAGTTCCTTGATTTTCATGATTTCATGCCCAGGCTCAACAAGCTTGAACTTGAAATTCAGAACAACATCAGTTCCTTCATTCACCTTGCTCTTGATATCAATTGAGCCATCCATCATATCGACGATATTCTTTGTAATCGCCATGCCAAGGCCCGTTCCCTGAATGCCAGAGACCGTCGAGGAATTTACACGAGTAAACGCGTCATAAATTTTCGGCAAGAAATCTTCGCTCATGCCGATGCCCGAGTCCTTTATTCTAAACTCGTACACTCCGTATCCCGGATCAGAGATTTCCTTCTGTTCAACGGAGAACCAAATTGAACCTCCAGCCGGAGTATATTTCACGGCATTGGAAATCACGTTCAACAGCACCTGGTTCAGGCGGAGACGATCACAGACAACATTTTCATTGTGGATACCGATGCTATTGGCAAAGAACTGCAATTTTTTCGCATTGATATCCGCCTGCACAATATCCTTGAGCGTATGGACTATTTCAGGCAGGCGTTCCGGTTTTTCGTTCAGGTTCAACTTGCCAGATTCAATACGGCTCATGTCAAGCACATCATTAATCAGCGAAAGCAAGTGGTTCGACGAAAGTTCAATCTTTCCGAGAAATCCCTTGACCTGTTCCTTGTTGCCAATGTGCATGGTCGCAAGTTCCGTATAGCCAATAATTGCATTCATCGGAGTGCGGATATCGTGGCTCATGTTGTTGAGGAACATCGTCTTTGCCCTCGATGCAGACTTAGCCATTTCAAGAGCCTGTTCAAGGGCAGCCTGCTGCGCCATTTCCTTGCGGTAAACGACATCGTTGTTAAAGAGGCCAACAAGCACACGACGGCTCTTGGACCAGTCGCCCATTTTGGTCACTTTCATGCGATACCATTTGAGACCTTCGCTGGTCACTCGACGATAGTCCTGGAAGAACGAATTCTCATGCCGCAAGCGAGCGATAACTTCATCTCGATTAAGCGTCTGAAGAATCGAGTCCACGTCGTCTTTATAAACAATCTTGCGGACATTCTTTTCACGATCCTTAAAGAAATCTACGCCCTCGCCCGTCTGTTCATCGATAACATCATTAAACTTTCCACCCGTCAGAGAAACGCTAAACAGGCCCGTATCGATATTGACATCGAACACGACTTCGTACTGATCCGAAAGGCTCATGATGCGTTCAATATTTTCCTGGTGTTCCGTTTCAGCACGGTACTGGGCGTCCACTTCAACAAAGCCTACGGCAATAAGCTTTGGCGGGACGTCAATCGGTTCAGCCTTTGCAAACACCAAGCGCGTGTACTTGTATTCAGAACCATACAGGTGCCTAAATACAATCGTCAGTCGCTTCTGGTGCATCAGCTGTTCAGCCACAATTTCCCTTGAGGCCAGTTTGAAAAGTTTTTCGCGATCATCAGGGTGCGCCATATCGAGGACAAAAGCCTTAAATACATCTTCAAGCCTGTCACACGAAGCAAAAACATTATTCAACGATTCCCTAATATCTTCACGAACCGCAAGGACTCCGCTAGACCCGTCAACCAGATTAAAATAGAACAGCGACGAATAGTCTTCCGAAAGGATGTCAATGATTTCAAGGTTCTGCTTCAGGTTGGACTGAATTTCCATCTGCTTCTTGATTTCTTCATCAACACTGTGCAAGCCAAAAACAATGCCCTTAAGATTGCCGATTTCATCCTTGTCGGCAATAATCTTCATCTGGTAATAGACGTCCTTGCCATCAAGCTTGATTCTAAAATTGACATGGACCACGGATTCATCCTTCAACGTCGAAACAAGGCGATCACGGCTAGTCTGTTCACGGAACTGGAGCTTATCGGAATCACAGACAAGATATTTAAGCAGCAAGTCCATTCTCTTTGCAAAACTCTTTTCCGAAGACCACCCAGGAATAGACTTTAAAAGGATGGAACTTGCACGGTAAGTCACCACAAAATCTGTCGAAGCGTCATCACCAAGCGTTACGTAGTTCACAAAGTCAAAATCCGAAGCAAGAGATTCAATCACCCTATTGTTGCGATCCATTTCCTGACGCTGGGCAATCGCCTTATTGACCTCGGAATCAATATTTTCAACGGCCACAATCACATGATTTTCATCTTTACTGGACTTAATAGCCTTCATCCTATAGAACTGAGGAACACCGTCAATAACAAGCCTGTATTCGACAGCTGCACTAGCGCTTTCTTCAAGACGCTTGAGGAAAGCTCCCTTTTCCATAAAATGCATGACGACTTCAAGATCGTCCTCGTAAAGGTTATGCCGCAAGCTCGCGATGGACTCAAAGAAGAAATCCCGCCCATTCACCTCTTCGTGCAACTTGCTCATAAGCGTATCGGCATGGAACGTATCAAACGTATCATCCAGGACGTTCACATAGAAAATGCACTCGTAAGTTCCACTCAAGGCATCGGCAATTTCGGAATACTCATTCTTCTCGGCTTCTGCCATCCGGCGGGCATTCCACACCATGCGCAACAGGTACAACAGGATAACAAGCAACTCAATTGCAGAAATCCCTATATAGAACCTGCGAATTTTATCAACGCGGGCAAAAGCAATATTTTCATTGACATACAGAATCTGGGACCAGCAACCACCGAAAAGCGGTAACGCCACCAAAAGTTTCGCTTCATCCGAAGATTCCTCTCCGTATGCCATATGGGCCGCCCCGCCCTTAATTACCGCTGCCGCCCACTCGTCAAGCGAATACCCGCTCTTCGGCTTGAGCGTCCTAACAAAATCATTGAAATTCTTCCACTTTCCCGTTTTTTCGACAACAAAGGATCCATCGCGACGATCCACTACAATCAGAGATGTTTTCCCCTTAAACGCATTGGTGGCAACATAGTTATACAACGACTTGATTTCAGAGACAGCGGAAAGCATGGCCACCACCTGCCCCCTACGACGGACAGGCACAAGCTGTTCAAACACGATATTTTCGGAATGAACCACATCGCGGCCAACCTTAGAGACATACGGCTTGGGTGATACAATTTTTTTATAGTTCTCTATATAAGAGGAATCGAAAACAACCGCATGGTCTGCAATAATATGGCCATCGGGTAAATAAAGACGGGCGGCTGACACTAACGGTCCGATACGCGAACCACGAACCAAGCGCACCATGTTTTCCGATAGCAGGTTTTCTTCCATCCCCACCACAGTCGAAATGTTAGACAGAGCACTTAAAAGCGAACGGCCCAAAAAGCCCATCTTGGCTTCAGAAGCATAAGCGACTTCATCCAGGGAATCCCAGCTATCATCAATTGCTTTTCTGTTTATGTACAAAAAAGAGACATTCGTTACAATAAACAAAAACGCAACCAAAAGCAGCGATACGATTAAATTTCGTTTAAAAAAATGATCATTCATAAGTTTTTTGTAACATTTCAGGATATATTATACATTTTACAACGCA
This is a stretch of genomic DNA from Fibrobacter sp. UWB4. It encodes these proteins:
- the pnp gene encoding polyribonucleotide nucleotidyltransferase, with product MLDPKEVSVNLPDGRVITFETGRIAKQARGSAVAKMGDAFVLSTVCYGEEKDGDFFPLTVEYREKSYAAGRLPGGYSKREPGRPSDEEILSARIIDRPIRPMFPENFTREVQVVVQVLSSDKKFAPDVLGVSAASLSIGLSELPFEQQVAAVRVAVVDGQNIVMPTYDQVAVADLDLVVAGTEDSVCMVEGGAYEVSEDTMIGAILAGHEVIKEMCKAQQQLVDRCSKPKMELKPKFVGEEHDKLVALVKEVVWDELNKDVHSNMVKTDFYPAMADLCARMLEDPRILAVIGEGEAQDPKLAADAKGIFGELERTAMREMILNEGVRLDGRTTTEVRPIEIEMGVLPRAHGSAIFQRGETQGLVICTLGTKADEQRFESLQGEGAKSYMLHYNFPPFSVGECKKLGLSRREIGHGHLAERSLAAVLPLPEDFPYTIRVVSEIMESNGSSSMASVCGGCLSLMDAGVPIKAPVAGIAMGLISEKGSVKEGGKIKILTDITGTEDHLGDMDFKVTGTAEGITAFQMDIKIRGITPELMREALEQARQGRIHILGKMAELGLAAPRPHVSEKAPTMLKMRIPTTKIRDVIGSGGSVIKGMQAQTGCTINIDDNGNIDIAAPTGKAGEVCRRMIEELTAEPEPGRKYKGKVKTIQPFGAFVEILPGRDGLVHISELADRRVDKVEDVVHVGDEVEVLCLGVDPKGKVKLSMKALLPPKAAPAADAAPEAPAAEAPAEA
- the rpsO gene encoding 30S ribosomal protein S15, which codes for MATITKEKAAELTAKFGANEKDTGNVRVQIAILTEKIKNLTEHIKTNKKDFHSLRGLSMMVAKRKNLLKYYGEKDIIAQRALIKELGLRG
- a CDS encoding response regulator translates to MYINRKAIDDSWDSLDEVAYASEAKMGFLGRSLLSALSNISTVVGMEENLLSENMVRLVRGSRIGPLVSAARLYLPDGHIIADHAVVFDSSYIENYKKIVSPKPYVSKVGRDVVHSENIVFEQLVPVRRRGQVVAMLSAVSEIKSLYNYVATNAFKGKTSLIVVDRRDGSFVVEKTGKWKNFNDFVRTLKPKSGYSLDEWAAAVIKGGAAHMAYGEESSDEAKLLVALPLFGGCWSQILYVNENIAFARVDKIRRFYIGISAIELLVILLYLLRMVWNARRMAEAEKNEYSEIADALSGTYECIFYVNVLDDTFDTFHADTLMSKLHEEVNGRDFFFESIASLRHNLYEDDLEVVMHFMEKGAFLKRLEESASAAVEYRLVIDGVPQFYRMKAIKSSKDENHVIVAVENIDSEVNKAIAQRQEMDRNNRVIESLASDFDFVNYVTLGDDASTDFVVTYRASSILLKSIPGWSSEKSFAKRMDLLLKYLVCDSDKLQFREQTSRDRLVSTLKDESVVHVNFRIKLDGKDVYYQMKIIADKDEIGNLKGIVFGLHSVDEEIKKQMEIQSNLKQNLEIIDILSEDYSSLFYFNLVDGSSGVLAVREDIRESLNNVFASCDRLEDVFKAFVLDMAHPDDREKLFKLASREIVAEQLMHQKRLTIVFRHLYGSEYKYTRLVFAKAEPIDVPPKLIAVGFVEVDAQYRAETEHQENIERIMSLSDQYEVVFDVNIDTGLFSVSLTGGKFNDVIDEQTGEGVDFFKDREKNVRKIVYKDDVDSILQTLNRDEVIARLRHENSFFQDYRRVTSEGLKWYRMKVTKMGDWSKSRRVLVGLFNNDVVYRKEMAQQAALEQALEMAKSASRAKTMFLNNMSHDIRTPMNAIIGYTELATMHIGNKEQVKGFLGKIELSSNHLLSLINDVLDMSRIESGKLNLNEKPERLPEIVHTLKDIVQADINAKKLQFFANSIGIHNENVVCDRLRLNQVLLNVISNAVKYTPAGGSIWFSVEQKEISDPGYGVYEFRIKDSGIGMSEDFLPKIYDAFTRVNSSTVSGIQGTGLGMAITKNIVDMMDGSIDIKSKVNEGTDVVLNFKFKLVEPGHEIMKIKELEGKRILVVDDDVDCIKSLPQLFGELGVDVDCCYSGADALQKVEKAKADGFAYDAFLVDWRMPDMDGIKTTKMLREILGQDILVIVMSAYEWSDIEDKALEVGIHNFVSKPVFLSDAKNILMQSFGFAHAEAPVFDKKINFNGKKVLLVDDNELNREIAQEILEDCGIQVTTACDGEKAVEYMKHVQPGDCDLILMDVQMPVMDGYEATRLIRKLDNELVAGLPIIAMTANAFADDQQAALDAGMNEHVAKPVNVNKLKEVLSRFL